One genomic segment of Streptomyces sp. NBC_00239 includes these proteins:
- a CDS encoding branched-chain amino acid ABC transporter permease: protein MHELPQQLANGLALGALYGLIAIGYTMVYGIVQLINFAHGEIFMIGGFGALTTYTALPSGTSLLVAIPLMIIGGALASVAVATAAERFAYRPLRSAPRLAPLITAIGLSIALQQLVWQFYPDAKKAVTFPEFKGDAYQITDSLTIQRADAFVLVLAPLCMLALGVFVAKSRSGRAMQATAQDPDTAKLMGINTDRIIVMAFAIGAAFAAVAAVAYGLDKGQINFEMGFILGLKAFTAAVLGGIGNIYGAMVGGVVLGLAESLSIAYIEDIPGMQQLGGGAWSNVWAFVLLIVVLLVRPQGLLGERVADRA from the coding sequence GTGCACGAACTGCCGCAACAGCTGGCCAACGGCCTTGCCCTCGGTGCCCTTTATGGCCTCATAGCCATCGGGTACACCATGGTCTACGGCATCGTCCAGCTCATCAACTTCGCCCACGGCGAGATCTTCATGATCGGCGGCTTTGGAGCCCTCACCACCTACACCGCCCTCCCCAGCGGTACTTCACTCCTGGTGGCGATCCCGCTCATGATCATCGGTGGCGCACTCGCCTCCGTAGCGGTCGCGACCGCAGCGGAACGCTTCGCGTACCGCCCCCTGCGCAGCGCGCCCAGGCTCGCCCCCCTCATCACCGCCATCGGCCTCTCCATCGCGCTCCAGCAGCTCGTGTGGCAGTTCTACCCGGACGCCAAGAAGGCAGTGACGTTCCCCGAGTTCAAGGGCGACGCCTACCAGATCACCGACAGCCTGACGATCCAGCGCGCCGACGCCTTCGTCCTCGTCCTCGCCCCCCTGTGCATGCTCGCCCTCGGCGTCTTCGTCGCCAAGAGCCGCAGCGGCCGCGCCATGCAGGCCACCGCGCAGGACCCGGACACCGCGAAGCTGATGGGCATCAACACCGACCGCATCATCGTCATGGCCTTCGCCATCGGTGCCGCGTTCGCCGCCGTCGCCGCCGTCGCCTACGGCCTCGACAAGGGCCAGATCAACTTCGAAATGGGCTTCATCCTCGGCCTCAAGGCGTTCACCGCAGCCGTCCTCGGCGGCATCGGCAACATCTACGGAGCCATGGTCGGCGGCGTCGTCCTCGGCCTCGCCGAATCGCTCTCGATCGCCTACATCGAGGACATCCCCGGCATGCAGCAGCTCGGCGGTGGAGCCTGGTCCAACGTCTGGGCGTTCGTACTCCTCATCGTCGTCCTCCTCGTGCGGCCACAAGGCCTGCTCGGTGAGCGCGTCGCGGATCGGGCGTGA
- a CDS encoding branched-chain amino acid ABC transporter substrate-binding protein, giving the protein MRHRSLLILTTVITTGALTLTACGSRDGKTDEGKTDGGKKTVVVIGVDAPLTGSLSALGQGIKNSADLAAKTANKNNEVPGVEFKVEALDDQAVPASGQANATKLVGNKEVLGVVGPLNSGVAQQMQGVFASANLAQVSPANTNPSLSQGDNWGKGEFKRPFKTYFRTAATDVVQGKFAAQYLFKDAGKKKVFVVDDKQTYGAGLAAIFSDEFKRLGGKVVDTDHVTVKETDFSTTADKVKSSGADSVYFGGQYPEGGLLSDQIKKTGAKVPVMGGDGIYDPAFIAASAEANDGDLATSIGYPVEKLPTAKTFIADYAAGGYKDPYAAYGGYSYDAAWSVIQAVKAVVTANGGKVPDDARAKVVEALGKVSFDGVTGKVAFDEYGDTTNKQLTVYKVEGGAWKDVKSDTFTE; this is encoded by the coding sequence GTGCGACACCGTTCTTTGCTCATCCTCACCACCGTGATCACCACGGGAGCACTGACCCTCACCGCCTGCGGATCGCGCGACGGCAAGACCGACGAAGGCAAGACCGACGGCGGCAAGAAGACCGTCGTCGTCATCGGCGTCGACGCCCCGCTGACGGGCTCGCTCTCCGCACTCGGCCAGGGCATCAAGAACTCCGCCGACCTCGCGGCCAAGACGGCCAACAAGAACAACGAGGTCCCCGGAGTCGAGTTCAAGGTCGAGGCCCTCGACGACCAGGCGGTCCCCGCCTCCGGTCAGGCCAACGCCACCAAGCTCGTCGGCAACAAGGAAGTCCTCGGCGTCGTCGGCCCCCTGAACTCGGGCGTCGCCCAGCAGATGCAGGGCGTCTTCGCCTCCGCCAACCTGGCGCAGGTCTCCCCGGCCAACACCAACCCCTCGCTCAGCCAGGGCGACAACTGGGGCAAGGGCGAGTTCAAGCGCCCCTTCAAGACCTACTTCCGCACCGCCGCCACCGACGTGGTCCAGGGCAAGTTCGCCGCCCAGTACCTCTTCAAGGACGCCGGCAAGAAGAAGGTCTTCGTCGTCGACGACAAGCAGACCTACGGCGCCGGCCTCGCCGCGATCTTCTCCGACGAGTTCAAGCGCCTCGGCGGCAAGGTCGTCGACACCGACCACGTCACCGTCAAGGAGACCGACTTCTCCACGACCGCCGACAAGGTCAAGTCCTCCGGCGCCGACTCCGTCTACTTCGGCGGCCAGTACCCCGAGGGCGGCCTGCTCTCCGACCAGATCAAGAAGACCGGCGCCAAGGTGCCCGTCATGGGCGGCGACGGCATCTACGACCCGGCCTTCATCGCCGCGTCCGCCGAGGCCAACGACGGCGACCTCGCCACCTCGATCGGCTACCCCGTCGAGAAGCTCCCCACCGCCAAGACCTTCATCGCCGACTACGCGGCCGGCGGCTACAAGGACCCGTACGCGGCCTACGGCGGCTACTCCTACGACGCCGCCTGGTCCGTCATCCAGGCCGTCAAGGCCGTCGTCACCGCCAACGGCGGCAAGGTCCCGGACGACGCCCGCGCCAAGGTCGTCGAGGCCCTCGGCAAGGTCTCCTTCGACGGCGTGACCGGCAAGGTCGCCTTCGACGAGTACGGCGACACCACCAACAAGCAGCTCACCGTCTACAAGGTCGAGGGTGGCGCCTGGAAGGACGTCAAGAGCGACACCTTCACCGAGTAG
- a CDS encoding PaaI family thioesterase: MGEQRHVKFPQEVIDEYAGLGVDLPALFSAGHLGTRMGIQILEAAADRVVGTMPVEGNTQPYGLLHGGASAVLAETLGSVGTMLHGGLNKIAVGVDLNCTHHRGARSGLVTGVATPLHRGRSTATYEIVITDEQDKRICTARLTCMLKDAGTATAVPAT, encoded by the coding sequence ATGGGCGAGCAGCGCCACGTGAAGTTCCCGCAAGAGGTCATCGACGAATACGCCGGACTCGGCGTCGACCTGCCCGCACTCTTCTCCGCCGGACACCTCGGCACCCGCATGGGCATCCAGATCCTGGAAGCCGCCGCCGACCGCGTCGTCGGCACCATGCCCGTCGAAGGCAACACCCAGCCCTACGGACTCCTGCACGGCGGCGCCTCCGCCGTACTCGCCGAAACCCTCGGCTCCGTCGGCACCATGCTCCACGGCGGCCTCAACAAGATCGCCGTCGGCGTCGACCTCAACTGCACCCACCACCGCGGCGCCCGCTCCGGCCTCGTCACCGGCGTAGCCACCCCGCTCCACCGCGGCCGCTCCACCGCCACCTACGAGATCGTCATCACCGACGAACAGGACAAGCGGATCTGCACCGCCCGCCTCACCTGCATGCTCAAGGACGCCGGCACCGCCACCGCCGTCCCCGCCACCTGA
- a CDS encoding FdhF/YdeP family oxidoreductase produces the protein MATKPPAGDPVQDAPQVAPPQHAAAGLPAIGHTLKIAQAQMGLRRTAQTLLKVNQKGGFDCPGCAWPEGDKRHTAEFCENGAKAVAEEATLRRVTPDFFAAHPLADLAGRSGYWLGQQGRITQPVLLERGARPDGEDRYDAITWERAFAIIAEELQALDSPDEALFYTSGRTSNEAAFLLQLFAREFGTNNLPDCSNMCHESSGSALNETIGIGKGSVSLEDLHQADLIIVAGQNPGTNHPRMLSALEKAKAAGAKIISVNPLPEAGMERFKNPQTPLGMFRGAALNDLFLQIRIGGDQALFRLLNKLVLEASDSAPESPSGTGQAAIDEAFIREHTHGYEEFAAAARAADWDDTLTATGLRREEIEEALRMVLASRRTIVCWAMGLTQHKHSVATIREVVNFLLLRGNIGRPGAGVCPVRGHSNVQGDRTMGIFERPAPAFLDALDKEFGITSPRHHGLDVVRAIEALRDGKAKVFFAMGGNFVGATPDTHVTEAAMRNASLTVHVSTKLNRSHAVTGRRALILPTLGRTDKDVQASGKQFVTVEDSMGMVHSSRGNLTPASPHLLSEPAIVARMARAVLGAASATPWEDFEHDYAVIRDRISRVVPGFEDFNARVARPGGFTLPHAPRDERRFPTATGKANFTAAPVEYPTVPAGRLLLQTLRSHDQYNTTIYGLDDRYRGITGGRRVVLVNPQDAAELGLADGAYTDLVGEWKDGVERRAPGFRVVHYPTARGCAAAYYPETNVLVPLDSTADTSNTPASKSVIVRFEPAVSPA, from the coding sequence ATGGCCACCAAGCCGCCCGCAGGTGATCCGGTTCAGGACGCGCCGCAGGTAGCGCCCCCGCAGCACGCTGCCGCGGGCCTCCCCGCGATCGGGCACACCCTCAAGATCGCCCAGGCGCAGATGGGCCTGCGGCGCACCGCGCAGACCCTCCTCAAGGTCAACCAGAAGGGCGGCTTCGACTGCCCCGGCTGCGCCTGGCCCGAGGGCGACAAGCGGCACACCGCCGAATTCTGCGAGAACGGCGCCAAGGCCGTCGCCGAGGAAGCCACCCTGCGCCGCGTCACCCCCGACTTCTTCGCCGCGCACCCCCTCGCCGACCTCGCCGGCCGCAGCGGCTACTGGCTCGGCCAGCAGGGCCGCATCACCCAGCCCGTGCTGCTCGAACGGGGCGCCCGGCCCGACGGCGAGGACCGCTACGACGCGATCACCTGGGAACGCGCCTTCGCGATCATCGCCGAGGAGCTCCAGGCCCTGGACTCCCCCGACGAGGCCCTCTTCTACACCTCGGGCCGCACCAGCAACGAGGCGGCGTTCCTCCTCCAGCTGTTCGCCCGCGAATTCGGCACCAACAACCTGCCCGACTGCTCGAACATGTGCCACGAGTCCTCCGGCTCGGCGCTCAACGAGACCATCGGCATCGGCAAGGGCAGCGTCTCCCTCGAAGACCTCCACCAGGCCGACCTGATCATCGTCGCCGGCCAGAACCCCGGCACCAACCACCCCCGGATGCTCTCCGCCCTCGAAAAGGCCAAGGCCGCCGGCGCGAAGATCATCTCCGTGAACCCGCTGCCCGAAGCGGGCATGGAACGCTTCAAGAACCCCCAGACCCCCCTCGGCATGTTCCGCGGCGCGGCGCTCAACGACCTGTTCCTCCAGATCCGCATCGGCGGCGACCAGGCCCTCTTCCGCCTCCTCAACAAGCTCGTCCTCGAAGCCTCCGACAGCGCGCCCGAAAGCCCCTCCGGCACGGGCCAAGCCGCCATCGACGAGGCCTTCATCCGCGAACACACCCACGGGTACGAGGAATTCGCCGCCGCCGCCCGCGCCGCCGACTGGGACGACACCCTCACCGCCACCGGCCTGCGGCGCGAGGAGATCGAAGAAGCCCTGCGCATGGTCCTCGCCTCGCGGCGCACCATCGTCTGCTGGGCCATGGGCCTCACCCAGCACAAGCACTCCGTCGCCACGATCCGCGAGGTCGTCAACTTCCTGCTGCTGCGCGGCAACATCGGCCGCCCCGGCGCCGGCGTCTGCCCGGTCCGCGGCCACTCCAACGTCCAGGGCGACCGCACCATGGGCATCTTCGAACGGCCCGCACCCGCCTTCCTCGACGCCCTCGACAAGGAATTCGGCATCACCTCGCCCCGCCACCACGGCCTCGACGTGGTCCGCGCCATCGAGGCCCTGCGCGACGGCAAGGCCAAGGTGTTCTTCGCGATGGGCGGCAACTTCGTCGGCGCCACCCCCGACACCCACGTCACCGAGGCCGCGATGCGCAACGCGTCCCTCACCGTGCACGTGTCGACGAAACTCAACCGCTCCCACGCCGTCACCGGCCGCCGCGCCCTGATCCTGCCGACCCTGGGCCGCACCGACAAGGACGTCCAGGCCTCCGGCAAGCAGTTCGTCACGGTCGAGGACTCCATGGGCATGGTCCACTCCTCCCGCGGCAACCTCACCCCCGCGAGCCCCCACCTGCTCTCCGAGCCCGCGATCGTGGCCCGGATGGCCCGCGCCGTCCTCGGCGCCGCCTCCGCGACGCCCTGGGAGGACTTCGAGCACGACTACGCGGTCATCCGCGACCGGATCTCCCGCGTGGTGCCCGGCTTCGAGGACTTCAACGCCCGGGTGGCCCGCCCCGGCGGCTTCACCCTGCCGCACGCCCCCCGCGACGAGCGCCGCTTCCCCACCGCCACCGGCAAGGCCAACTTCACCGCCGCCCCCGTCGAGTACCCGACGGTCCCCGCCGGCCGGCTGCTCCTGCAGACCCTGCGCTCCCACGACCAGTACAACACCACGATCTACGGCCTGGACGACCGCTACCGCGGGATCACCGGCGGCCGCCGCGTCGTCCTCGTCAACCCGCAGGACGCCGCGGAGCTCGGCCTCGCCGACGGCGCGTACACCGACCTGGTCGGCGAGTGGAAGGACGGCGTGGAGCGGCGCGCGCCCGGGTTCCGGGTGGTCCACTACCCGACCGCGCGCGGCTGCGCGGCCGCCTACTACCCCGAGACCAACGTGCTGGTCCCCCTCGACTCGACGGCCGACACCAGCAACACCCCGGCCAGCAAGTCGGTGATCGTCCGCTTCGAGCCGGCCGTCTCCCCGGCCTGA
- the polA gene encoding DNA polymerase I — MADSASKKTDQTTAADRPRLMLMDGHSLAYRAFFALPAENFTTATGQPTNAIYGFASMLANTLRDEAPTHFAVAFDVSRKTWRSTEFPEYKANRSKTPDEFKGQVELIGELLDAMHVPRFAVDGFEADDVIATLATQAEALGFDVLIVTGDRDSFQLVSAHTTVLYPTKGVSELTRFTPEKVEEKYGLTPQQYPDFAALRGDPSDNLPGIPGVGEKTAAKWITQFGSFAELVERADEVKGKAGQNFRDHLEAVKLNRVLTEMVKDVELPKTPADLVRVAYDRTAMLGVLDVLEIRNASLRERLLAVDPGAAEEEAPAPAAGVELDASVLGAGELAPWLEAHAGGPLGVSTVDSWALGQGNVSEIALAAAGGAAAWFEPSELDEADERAFAAWAADAAKPKVVHNAKGLMRVFPEHGWTLAGVTMDTALAAYLVKPGRRSFDLDALSNEYLHRELAPAAADGQLAFGADDTAEAEALMAQARAVLDLGDAFTAKLDEVGAAELLHDMELPTSELLARMERAGIAADRDHLDAMEQQFAGAVQQAVKEAHAAVGHEFNLGSPKQLQEVFFGELDLPKTKKTKTGYTTDADALAWLATQTDHELPVIMLRHREQAKLRVTVEGLVKTVAADGRVHTSFSQTVAATGRLSSTDPNLQNVPVRTDEGRAIRRGFVVGEGFESLMTADYSQIELRVMAHLSEDAGLIEAFLSGEDLHTTVASQVFGVERSQVDAEMRRKIKAMSYGLAYGLSAFGLAQQLNIEPAEARGLMETFFERFGGVREYLGRVVDEARATGYTATVFGRRRYLPDLNSDNRQRREAAERMALNAPIQGTAADIVKVAMLRVDKALTEAGLTSRMLLQVHDEIVLEIAPGERAAVEELVRREMGAAVELRAPLDVSVGVGPDWESAAH, encoded by the coding sequence GTGGCAGATTCAGCATCGAAGAAGACCGACCAGACGACCGCAGCGGACCGCCCCCGCCTGATGCTCATGGACGGGCACTCCCTGGCGTACCGGGCGTTCTTCGCGCTGCCCGCGGAGAACTTCACGACGGCGACCGGCCAGCCGACCAACGCCATCTACGGCTTCGCGTCGATGCTGGCGAACACCCTGCGCGACGAGGCGCCCACGCACTTCGCGGTGGCGTTCGACGTGTCCCGCAAGACGTGGCGGTCGACGGAGTTCCCCGAGTACAAGGCGAACCGGTCCAAGACCCCCGACGAGTTCAAGGGGCAGGTCGAGCTGATCGGCGAACTTCTCGACGCGATGCACGTGCCGCGTTTCGCGGTCGACGGCTTCGAGGCCGACGACGTGATCGCGACGCTGGCGACGCAGGCTGAGGCCCTCGGTTTCGACGTGCTGATCGTGACCGGCGACCGGGACTCCTTCCAGCTCGTCTCGGCGCACACCACCGTGCTGTATCCGACCAAGGGCGTCTCCGAGCTGACCCGGTTCACCCCGGAGAAGGTCGAGGAGAAGTACGGGCTCACCCCGCAGCAGTACCCGGACTTCGCGGCGCTGCGCGGCGACCCGTCCGACAACCTGCCGGGCATCCCGGGCGTCGGCGAGAAGACCGCCGCCAAGTGGATCACCCAGTTCGGGTCGTTCGCCGAGCTGGTGGAGCGCGCGGACGAGGTCAAGGGCAAGGCCGGGCAGAACTTCCGGGACCACCTGGAGGCCGTCAAGCTCAACCGCGTCCTGACCGAGATGGTCAAGGACGTGGAGCTGCCCAAGACCCCCGCCGACCTGGTCCGCGTCGCGTACGACCGGACCGCCATGCTCGGCGTGCTGGACGTGCTGGAGATCCGCAACGCCTCGCTGCGCGAGCGGCTGCTGGCCGTGGACCCGGGCGCGGCCGAGGAGGAGGCCCCGGCTCCGGCGGCGGGCGTGGAGCTCGACGCCTCCGTGCTGGGCGCGGGCGAGCTGGCCCCGTGGCTGGAAGCCCACGCGGGCGGCCCGCTGGGCGTCTCCACCGTCGACAGCTGGGCGCTGGGCCAGGGCAATGTCAGCGAGATCGCGCTGGCCGCGGCCGGCGGGGCCGCGGCGTGGTTCGAGCCGTCCGAGCTGGACGAGGCCGACGAGCGGGCGTTCGCCGCCTGGGCCGCCGACGCGGCGAAGCCGAAGGTCGTGCACAACGCGAAGGGCCTGATGCGGGTCTTCCCCGAGCACGGCTGGACCCTCGCCGGCGTCACCATGGACACCGCGCTCGCCGCCTACCTGGTCAAGCCGGGCCGCCGCTCCTTCGACCTGGACGCGCTGTCCAACGAGTACCTGCACCGGGAGCTCGCGCCGGCCGCCGCCGACGGCCAGCTGGCCTTCGGCGCGGACGACACCGCGGAGGCCGAGGCGCTGATGGCGCAGGCCCGCGCGGTCCTCGACCTGGGCGACGCCTTCACCGCCAAGCTGGACGAGGTGGGCGCGGCCGAGCTGCTCCACGACATGGAGCTGCCGACGTCCGAGCTCCTCGCCCGGATGGAGCGGGCCGGCATCGCCGCCGACCGCGACCACCTGGACGCCATGGAGCAGCAGTTCGCGGGCGCGGTGCAGCAGGCGGTGAAGGAGGCGCACGCGGCGGTCGGCCACGAGTTCAACCTCGGCTCGCCCAAGCAGCTCCAGGAGGTCTTCTTCGGCGAGCTGGACCTGCCGAAGACGAAGAAGACGAAGACCGGGTACACCACGGATGCGGACGCGCTGGCCTGGCTGGCCACGCAGACCGACCACGAACTGCCGGTGATCATGCTCCGTCACCGGGAGCAGGCCAAGCTGCGCGTCACCGTCGAGGGCCTGGTCAAGACGGTCGCCGCCGACGGCCGGGTGCACACCAGCTTCAGCCAGACCGTCGCCGCGACCGGCCGGCTGTCCTCCACCGACCCCAACCTGCAGAACGTGCCGGTGCGCACCGACGAGGGCCGCGCGATCCGCCGCGGCTTCGTCGTCGGCGAGGGCTTCGAGTCCCTGATGACGGCCGACTACAGCCAGATCGAGCTGCGCGTGATGGCCCACCTCTCCGAGGACGCGGGCCTGATCGAGGCGTTCCTGTCCGGCGAGGACCTGCACACCACCGTCGCCTCCCAGGTGTTCGGCGTGGAGCGGTCGCAGGTCGACGCCGAGATGCGCCGCAAGATCAAGGCGATGTCGTACGGCCTCGCGTACGGGCTGTCCGCGTTCGGTCTCGCCCAGCAGCTGAACATCGAGCCCGCCGAGGCGCGCGGCCTGATGGAGACCTTCTTCGAGCGGTTCGGCGGGGTCCGCGAGTACCTCGGGCGCGTGGTGGACGAGGCCCGCGCCACCGGGTACACGGCGACGGTCTTCGGCCGCCGCCGGTATCTCCCGGACCTCAACAGCGACAACCGCCAGCGCCGTGAGGCCGCCGAGCGGATGGCGCTGAACGCGCCGATCCAGGGCACCGCCGCCGACATCGTCAAGGTCGCGATGCTGCGCGTGGACAAGGCGCTCACCGAGGCGGGGCTCACGTCCCGGATGCTGCTCCAGGTCCACGACGAAATCGTGCTGGAGATCGCTCCGGGCGAGCGCGCCGCGGTGGAGGAGCTCGTCCGCCGCGAGATGGGCGCGGCCGTCGAACTGCGGGCGCCGCTGGACGTGTCGGTGGGCGTCGGCCCGGACTGGGAGTCCGCCGCGCACTGA
- a CDS encoding DUF4184 family protein, protein MPFTLSHAAAVLPALRRTGRARGPLVGSALVAGSFAPDLTYFAASAVPGAMAFGTFTHSPAGVVTVDAVFTAVLAGVWLLLREPLTALLPARLRGRVYAVARGEHWRGRARLALAAWFYVCAVAGSVTHVVWDSFTHHDRWGTEALPFLNRVVWGQPVFSVVQYAGSAVALGVLGWFLWTAVRLQPATATVPAAVPRLGRRERTAAVALLAAATVAGAVQRVLLWYSYDPQVTSPLDVIPALCFGAGTGLACGLLLYGAAVRLWHRSRARTRTPALPG, encoded by the coding sequence ATGCCGTTCACGCTCAGCCACGCGGCCGCCGTCCTGCCGGCGCTGCGCCGCACCGGCAGGGCCCGCGGCCCGCTCGTCGGCTCGGCTCTCGTCGCGGGTTCCTTCGCCCCCGACCTCACGTACTTCGCGGCGAGCGCGGTCCCGGGCGCGATGGCCTTCGGCACGTTCACGCACTCCCCGGCCGGGGTGGTGACCGTCGACGCCGTGTTCACCGCGGTGCTGGCCGGTGTGTGGCTGCTGCTGCGCGAACCCCTCACCGCGCTGCTGCCGGCCCGCCTGCGCGGCAGGGTGTACGCGGTGGCGCGCGGCGAGCACTGGCGGGGCCGGGCCCGGCTGGCGCTCGCCGCCTGGTTCTACGTCTGCGCGGTGGCGGGCTCCGTCACCCACGTGGTGTGGGACAGCTTCACGCACCACGACCGCTGGGGCACCGAGGCCCTGCCGTTCCTGAACCGGGTCGTGTGGGGGCAGCCCGTGTTCTCCGTCGTGCAGTACGCGGGATCCGCGGTGGCGCTCGGCGTCCTCGGCTGGTTCCTGTGGACCGCGGTGCGCCTCCAGCCCGCCACGGCGACCGTGCCGGCGGCCGTACCCCGCCTCGGGCGCCGCGAACGCACCGCGGCCGTGGCGCTGCTCGCCGCGGCCACGGTCGCCGGAGCCGTACAGCGGGTCCTGCTCTGGTACTCGTACGACCCGCAGGTCACCAGCCCGCTCGACGTGATCCCCGCCCTCTGCTTCGGCGCCGGCACCGGCCTCGCCTGCGGCCTGCTGCTGTACGGGGCGGCCGTACGGCTGTGGCACCGGTCCCGCGCACGGACCCGGACGCCCGCCCTCCCCGGCTAG
- a CDS encoding lytic transglycosylase domain-containing protein, with the protein MAARTGRRTRRGAGRTWRRGSAAALVSALVVGAVTASQGPAAERASAAEAHPGSAPHAAPPGPDPRGSSSSSSYYTALPPLVSPQPAGSAAPGPGPSVTPAPTPPAAVPRRPVAPRSAPVLRIPRTGSRGIPVTVLAAYLRAERTVAGSDAGCGLRWQLLAAIGQVESGQARGGLVDAAGTTLTPILGPVLNGKGFANIRDTDGGAYDGDSRYDRAVGPMQFIPSTWRAWGQDADGDGLRNPGNIFDAALAAGRYLCAGGRDLRGAADLERAVLSYNRSSEYLFTVRSWYAFYTTGTHEVPDAHPKPKPKPKPKPTPTPKPTPTPEPTPTPTPTPTPTPTPTPKPTPTPTPTPTPKPTPTPTPTPTPKPTPTPTPTSTPKPKPTLTSKPSPTFIPEPSPSPTPKPTPASSATPTGSPSPAASRSATPGSASLAG; encoded by the coding sequence ATGGCAGCGAGGACAGGACGCCGGACACGGCGCGGGGCAGGACGCACGTGGCGGCGCGGGAGCGCGGCCGCGCTGGTCTCGGCGCTCGTCGTCGGTGCGGTCACCGCCTCCCAAGGACCGGCGGCGGAACGGGCGTCGGCCGCCGAGGCACACCCCGGCAGCGCCCCGCACGCCGCGCCGCCCGGCCCCGACCCGCGCGGCTCCTCCTCGTCCTCGTCGTACTACACCGCCCTGCCGCCGCTCGTCTCGCCGCAGCCCGCCGGCAGTGCCGCGCCCGGACCAGGCCCGTCCGTGACGCCCGCCCCGACTCCGCCGGCGGCCGTGCCCCGGCGGCCCGTCGCGCCGCGCTCCGCACCGGTGCTACGGATCCCGCGGACCGGGAGCCGGGGGATACCCGTGACCGTGCTCGCGGCCTACCTGCGGGCCGAGCGGACCGTGGCCGGCTCCGACGCCGGCTGCGGACTGCGCTGGCAGCTGCTCGCGGCGATCGGGCAGGTCGAGTCCGGGCAGGCGCGCGGCGGCCTCGTCGACGCGGCGGGCACCACCCTCACCCCGATCCTGGGCCCGGTGCTGAACGGCAAGGGCTTCGCGAACATCCGCGACACCGACGGGGGTGCGTACGACGGCGACAGCAGGTACGACCGGGCCGTCGGGCCCATGCAGTTCATCCCGTCCACGTGGCGCGCCTGGGGGCAGGACGCGGACGGCGACGGCCTGCGCAACCCGGGCAACATCTTCGACGCGGCGCTGGCGGCGGGCCGCTACCTGTGCGCGGGCGGGCGGGACCTGCGGGGCGCGGCCGATCTGGAACGGGCGGTGCTCAGCTACAACCGCTCGTCGGAGTACCTGTTCACGGTGCGGTCCTGGTACGCGTTCTACACGACCGGCACCCACGAGGTCCCGGACGCCCACCCGAAGCCGAAGCCGAAGCCGAAGCCGAAGCCGACGCCGACGCCCAAGCCCACGCCCACGCCGGAGCCGACGCCGACGCCGACGCCGACGCCGACGCCGACGCCGACTCCGACGCCCAAGCCGACGCCGACGCCGACGCCGACGCCGACGCCCAAGCCCACGCCGACGCCGACGCCGACGCCGACGCCGAAGCCCACGCCGACGCCGACGCCGACTTCGACGCCTAAGCCCAAGCCGACGCTGACCTCCAAGCCGAGCCCGACGTTCATCCCGGAGCCGAGCCCGAGCCCGACTCCGAAGCCGACGCCGGCGTCCTCGGCCACCCCCACGGGTTCGCCGTCCCCTGCGGCCTCCCGGAGCGCCACACCCGGCAGCGCCAGCCTCGCCGGCTGA
- a CDS encoding SPW_0924 family protein: protein MRALLAAAIGLAAALALVFTATAIGPPEGGTSPKPLLTTVPPAPGK, encoded by the coding sequence ATGCGCGCATTGCTCGCCGCCGCCATCGGGCTGGCCGCCGCGCTGGCCCTCGTCTTCACCGCCACGGCGATCGGCCCGCCCGAAGGCGGCACGTCACCCAAGCCGCTGCTCACCACCGTCCCGCCCGCGCCCGGAAAGTAA